TGAACCCAACACCATCGCGGCGCATCGCCGTGCGGCGGCTATCGGATTTGCCGGTCATGTCATCGCCGTTGATCGTGACGGTGCCGCTATCGGGCGTGTCCAGCAGACCGGCGATATGCAGCAAGGTGGATTTCCCGGCACCGGACGGGGCGACAAGGGCAACAATTTCGCCCTTTTCCACCGTCAGATCGACGCCTTGTAAAACGTTGACCTCGTTCGGCTTGCCGTGGTTGTAGGCCTTCGTGATGCCCGTCAGTTGCAAGGTTGGATTACTCATAACGCAGCGCCTCGACCGGGTTCATGCGGGCCGCACGACGCGCCGGAAAGATCGTGATGATCCAGGACAAGCCTAGCGACAGTGCTACAGACTTCAGCACATCAACGCCCTTTAACTCGGCAGGCAATTCATAGATGCCACGGATCGACGGATCCCAGACGCCCCCGCCAGATACGTAATTAATAAAGGAAAAGATCGCGTCGATATTCACAACGAACAGGACGCCAAAGATCACGCCAAAGATCGTGCCAAGTGTTCCGATACCCGCACCGCAGATAAAGAAGACACGCAAGATCGACCCTTCGGTCAAACCCATGGTGCGCAGAATGCCAACATCTTTGCCCTTGTTCTTCACCAGCATGATCAGGCCGGAAATGATGTTCATCGACGCGATAAGGACGAGGATGGACATGATGACAAACATCACGTTGTCCTCGATGGCCAGCGCGCGCAGAAAGGCCCCAGCACTGTCGCGCCAGGTCCACAGCAAAGCGCCCTCGCCCACCGCATCAAGCAGCGACGGGATAAAAGCTTCGATGTCGTCGGGATCAGTGACCATGACCTCGATCTCGTCCGCGACGAAATCCTTGTTGAAGAAGAACTGTGCATCCTCAATCGGCAGATAGGCGCGCGTGCGATCGATGTCGTAACGCCCGGCAGTAAAGATATAGACGACTTCATAGGCATTGGTACGTGGGGTGCGGCCCATGGCGGTCGACGCGCCTTGCGGTGATATGACACGGATCGTGTCCCCGATCGTCACGCCCAGATCACGGGCTGCAACGGATCCCAACGCGATCCCCTCTTGGAATTTTTCAATCTGGCCCATGCTCTCGCGCGGGGCGGCGATGCGCGGTATGCCTTGCAAGTCCTCATAGGAAATGCCGTAAATTTCGATGCCCGCATTCTGGTTGCCGAAATTCGCCATGACCTGCTGTTTGACCAGCGGCGCAGCCCGGGTCACGCCCGGAATGGCTTCTATCTGGTCGGCCAATTCATCGTAATCGGAAATGCGGCGGGTCACCTGCCCCGTCTGTTCGATGACGGACTGTTTATAAACCGTCACATGGGCATTGGCACCCAGGATCGTATCAACAAATTCCGCACGAAAACCCGAACGCACGGCCAATGTCACGATCAGGGCAAAGACCGCCAGCGTGATTCCGATCAGGGAAATCCACGTCATGACGCTGACGCCGCCTTCGGCGCGTTTCGCGCGAATATAGCGCCACGCGATCATCCATTCGAATTTCGCGAAAGGTCTGGTGTTTGCCATATCGGGCCTTCTTGACTGCTTGGCGCGCAACCTGTGGGCTGGGCGGGGGAAGGTCAATCAATAATGGTTGCCCTCAGCCATCCAAGGCGTCAAATCGCGTCCCTTGGCAGCCGCTTTGCTCTCGACCGCCCACAGCAGTCCGCGACGGATCATTTCATGCGCCGGACCCGTCGCGATGACCTCTGGCTGGTGGCCAAGCGCATTGTAATAGACGCGACCCAATCCCCAAGCACGGGTCCAGACGTAAGGCATCTCCACGGCCCCGTTAGGACTGTGATACCATGTGACTGGGTCTGTACGGGTCGTGGCCAGAACGGTATTTGCCGGGTCGACATGCAAATAGTATTGTTCTGTCTCCACATCGAAATCGTCGATACCCGCAACCAGCGGATCATCCGATACGATGTTGATCCGGTGTTTCACACCGTCCCCACCCGGATGGGCGACCCAGTTCGCGCCGGTCATGAATTGCCACAACGTATTGTTGCGAAACGCGTCGCACATACCGCCATGACACCCGGCAAGGCCAGTGCCGCGGGCAACAACCTCAGCCACGTGCCGGCCGATTTCGCGGCTCAGCGTGCCATCGGTCCAGATCGGCACCAGCAGATCATACCGCCCAAGGTCAGGATCATCGAAACTCTCGCAACTGTCCGAAACATCGACAGACACACCCGCTCCGGTCAGGATGTCCTCAAAGATCGTGGCAACCGTCTGGGGCGCATGCCCGTCCCAGCCGCCCCAGACGATCAAAGCGCGCTTCATCGGGTCGCCCCCATCAAACGCGGCCTTGGATCATCTTGCACCGCAGTCAGGGTCGGGCGTACCAATGCAGGCTCGCGGCGTTGCGGCATGGGTTGGGGTGCGCTGCGTTTCAGACCGCGCAGCGGCATCACCAGCAAAGACAATAGACCAAAGGCCGACAGCCAGCCGATAACGCCGCCCAGCCCGGCAGCGACCATACCCGCAAGCGATAACGGCAGTGCCGGCGCAAATTCGCCCCATGTCGCGGTAAAGGTTGGGCCATCGCTATAACGCAAAGGCATCGCCAGCCGCTCAAGCGGAGTCGCATTGCGCAAAACGACCAGCGCATCTGACAGCGCGGCATGGCGGGCGAATGTGCGGCGCATATCACCTTGGCGGGATTCCAGAAACGGCGTTCCCACCATCTGCAACAACGCCTCTTCCCGACCCAATCCGGCCTCAAGCGCCGAGGCGTCGAAATCAAGAACGACGCTGGTCAGCGCATCGACCTGACCGGCCAAGCGCTGCTGATATTGCTGTGTAAATTCAGGAGCTTGCGAAAAAACACATGCCCCGCACAGCCCCGCCACAAGGGCGAT
The sequence above is drawn from the Cognatiyoonia koreensis genome and encodes:
- a CDS encoding ThuA domain-containing protein, with the protein product MKRALIVWGGWDGHAPQTVATIFEDILTGAGVSVDVSDSCESFDDPDLGRYDLLVPIWTDGTLSREIGRHVAEVVARGTGLAGCHGGMCDAFRNNTLWQFMTGANWVAHPGGDGVKHRINIVSDDPLVAGIDDFDVETEQYYLHVDPANTVLATTRTDPVTWYHSPNGAVEMPYVWTRAWGLGRVYYNALGHQPEVIATGPAHEMIRRGLLWAVESKAAAKGRDLTPWMAEGNHY
- a CDS encoding DUF2937 family protein, which encodes MIRIIALVAGLCGACVFSQAPEFTQQYQQRLAGQVDALTSVVLDFDASALEAGLGREEALLQMVGTPFLESRQGDMRRTFARHAALSDALVVLRNATPLERLAMPLRYSDGPTFTATWGEFAPALPLSLAGMVAAGLGGVIGWLSAFGLLSLLVMPLRGLKRSAPQPMPQRREPALVRPTLTAVQDDPRPRLMGATR
- a CDS encoding lipoprotein-releasing ABC transporter permease subunit; this encodes MANTRPFAKFEWMIAWRYIRAKRAEGGVSVMTWISLIGITLAVFALIVTLAVRSGFRAEFVDTILGANAHVTVYKQSVIEQTGQVTRRISDYDELADQIEAIPGVTRAAPLVKQQVMANFGNQNAGIEIYGISYEDLQGIPRIAAPRESMGQIEKFQEGIALGSVAARDLGVTIGDTIRVISPQGASTAMGRTPRTNAYEVVYIFTAGRYDIDRTRAYLPIEDAQFFFNKDFVADEIEVMVTDPDDIEAFIPSLLDAVGEGALLWTWRDSAGAFLRALAIEDNVMFVIMSILVLIASMNIISGLIMLVKNKGKDVGILRTMGLTEGSILRVFFICGAGIGTLGTIFGVIFGVLFVVNIDAIFSFINYVSGGGVWDPSIRGIYELPAELKGVDVLKSVALSLGLSWIITIFPARRAARMNPVEALRYE